TGGGTTTTCGCCACGGAAGGCTGAGTTTTCATTGTATGTGTATTCTCCCACTAAGGAAAATGAGCATTTGCTTGAGGGTTTTGGTAAATTTAAGATGGGAAAAGCGTGTATCTACATAAAAAAACTGGCTGATATCGATATTGATGTTTTGGAGAAAATGTGCCGTGCATCCATTGCCTATCTCGAAGAGCATCATGAGTGTGCCTGCAGGCAGAAGTGATTGTAGGAGAGTATGCCTGCTCCTGACATACGCATAAATACTACAGGAAATAAATACTATGTACAGGTGACTCCAATGATTTCAGGAGTTTTTCTATTTTAGAAATCTATTTTTTGTGGCATAACCCAACAGAAAGCAGCACCAAGAACGATAATCCCCGGATTTTTGCATTTGAATCCCATTGAAATTACTGCCGCTGCCTGTTGTTTTTGCTTTTTATAAGGATATACACTCCACAGCTAATAAACACGGCAAGACTGGCCAGCAATCCAATATCTACGGTGCGTATTTTTTCAAAGTTTATTTTCGGGAAATATATTCCTAAAATGATACAACCCATAAGAATAATTACTCCACCATTGTTCCTGCGTTTATTTTCCATAAAAATGTTTGGTTTGGCTAACAATTTTTAAATATACTGCTTTTTTATAATCAAAAACGCAACAAATTTAATTTCTCCCAAAGCCGACTTTATCCTCACTTCTCGCTATCTTTGCCGCTTTAAAATTCGAAACTTATGATTACGGTTAATGATATTTCAGTGCAATTTGGCGGCACAACGCTTTTTAGCGAAGTCTCTTTTGCAATCAATGAAAACGACAAAATTGCCCTTATGGGTAAAAACGGTGCTGGAAAATCAACATTGCTGAAGATTATTGCAGGGGAAAGTAAACCTTCTACAGGAAATATTTCAGCCCCAAAGGAGGCCGTAATCGCTTACCTTCCGCAGCATTTGCTGACTAAAGATGACAATACCGTTTTTGAGGAAGCTTCCAAAGCGTTCAGTGAAGTGTTCAGCATGAAGTCTGAAATCGATGCGATCAATGAACAACTTACCATCAGGACCGATTATGAAAGTGATGCGTATATGAAGCTGATCGAGCGGGTGTCAGAACTTAGCGAAAAATTTTATTCGATTGAGGAAGTCAATTATGAAGCCGAAGTGGAAAAGGTATTAAAAGGACTTGGTTTCGAAAGGCAGGATTTCACACGGCCTACTTCCGAATTTTCCGGGGGATGGCGCATGCGTATCGAACTCGCTAAAATCCTGCTGAAAAAGCCGGACCTGATCCTGCTTGATGAGCCTACCAACCACATGGATATTGAAAGTATCGAGTGGCTGGAGGATTTCCTGATCAATTCGGCAAAGGCGGTCATCGTGATTTCGCACGACCGTGCTTTCGTCGACAATATCACCAACCGTACCATAGAGGTGACCATGGGCCGTATTTACGATTATAAAGCGAAATACTCGCATTACCTTGAACTGCGAAAAGACCGCCGCGTGCACCAGCAGAAAGCTTACGAAGAACAACAAAAGATGATAGCAGAAAACATGGAATTCATTGAGCGTTTTAAAGGGACTTATTCCAAAACGCTGCAGGTACAATCGCGTGTGAAGATGCTTGAAAAACTGGATTTGGTCGAGGTGGATGAAGTAGACACTTCGGCATTGCGACTCAAATTCCCGCCCTCACCGCGCAGTGGACAATATCCAGTGGTTGTAAATGAACTTTCGAAAAAATACGACGACCATGTTGTTTTTAAAGATGCCAATCTTGTCATCGAAAGGGGGCAGAAAGTCGCTTTTGTTGGTAAAAACGGAGAAGGTAAATCGACTATGGTCAAAGCCATTATGAAAGAACTTACTCCTGATGGCGGAAAGGTTGAAATCGGCCATAATGCACAAATTGGTTATTTTGCACAGAACCAAGCATCGTTACTCGACGGAGAGCTGACCGTATTTGAAACTATAGACCGCATTGCCGAGGGCGATATCCGGACGCAGATCAAGAACCTCCTTGGTGCGTTTATGTTTGGCGGTGACGACGTGCAGAAGAAAGTAAAAGTGCTTTCAGGTGGTGAAAAAACACGACTTGCGATGATTAAATTGCTGCTTGAGCCCGTAAATGTACTGATCCTAGATGAGCCAACAAACCACCTTGATATGAAAACCAAAGACATCATTAAGGATGCATTGAAAGATTTCGACGGCACATTGATTCTCGTGTCGCACGACCGTGATTTCCTCGACGGACTGGCTGAAAAAGTGTTCGAATTCGGGAACAAACGCGTAAAGGAGCATTTTGAGGATATCAAGGCTTTCCTTGCGAATAAGAAAATGGAGAGCTTGAAGGAGATTGAGAAGTAGTATACATTATGCTTTGCGGTATGCATGTAGCGAACATAAAATAAAAACCCGGTCATTATAACCGGGTTTTTCAATTAACCACTACAATGTTTGGTCTTTGTAACTAAAGAGCACGAATTATGTAAAAAGTTGGAAGCGTTGTAGAAAGAGTTTTCAGTAGGCAGCGGCAGTAGGCAGTTTCGGGATGATTAGGGTGTAAATTGTGGAATGCGTCGCTTCGGAGTCACTGTCTTCGCAGAGCAGGAAAGACAGTTCCGTTTCTGTTTGTTTGTACAGCGTTAACCCTTCAAATTTATGTTGGTGCGAAATAATCAATGTTTCTTCAATGCTGAAATCGTGACGGTTTATCTTTCCGAAAAGGCTTCCCAGGATGTCCCCGTCTTCATAGGTCGAGGAAGTATTTTCTGCGGAAGCGAGAAAAAAAATAAGTCCGTCTACAACAATTGCATCAGTGAAAGAAAATTCGCTGCCATTGATTTCAGGAAGTTTTAGTGGAATGAATTTAGGGTTTAAACCAGCAATATTTTGGGAAATAAAAATGCCGTTTTGGTTTGCCGCACCATTACCACGTTGGAAAAACAACCAATCATCATCAAATTTTGCGGTGCCTTCAATATTGAATTCGGATGTTGATATTCCTGAAGAAAACCGTAGCGCTTCGTACGTTTTTGTCAAGTCTTTTGCTGTGATGGCTTTTGATTCGAGGTTGTAAATGCGGAGTGTATTGCGGTTTTCAGTCGAACCGGAACCGAATGCGTATAAATTCCTGCCGAGGATCATTAAAGACTCAAAATCGGGTTTGAACGATTTCGGGATATTTTCGGTGGCGTTTTCAACAAGCGGGATTTTATCAAGTTGCCTTGATTCCATATCGTAAACATAAAGGAACTGGCTGTTGTCTGAAATCAGGTAGAGCAGGCCATAATCATATGCAATACCCGATGCGGCGCTGATACCGGGGATTTCAAATGCAGGCCGTAGTGTGAATTGGGGCATTTGCGTGGTGTTTAGCCCGGATGGAAGTGGCATCCTTTTTCCTGTTCCTTTAACAGGGAAAAGATATAACATACAGCCGGAAGTTGCTACAAATAAAAATTAAGCATAAAATATTTACGTGATTAAATATATACATTTATGGGAAATAAGTAGATATGGAAAAAATCAATGCCAACGATTTCAGGGTAACCGGTGCGGTATCGCTACAAAATTTGCCTACCACGACCGATATCGGGGCGGGCGAAGATGAAGTGGTGAAAAAACTTGCTAAAACCCGCCAGAAGTTAAGCAGCATGCAGGACGTGATGTATGCGCATAAGAAATACAATGTGCTTGTGTGTTTCCAGGGTATGGACACTTCAGGCAAAGACAGCCTGATCCGCGAGGTATTTCGGGAATTCAATCCGCGTGGCGTGGAAGTCCAAAGTTTCAAAACGCCCACTTCCACTGAATTGGAACACGATTACCTGTGGCGGCATTATATAAAATTACCGGAAAAAGGTAAATTCGGGGTGTTTAACCGTTCCCATTATGAAAACGTGCTGATTAGCCGGGTGCATCCGGAATATGTGCTCCATGAAAATATACCCGGAATCGAATCGGTGGATGATATCCCGAAAGATTTCTGGAAAAAACGGCTCAAGGAAATCCGGAATTTTGAATCACACCTTGTCAATAACGGCACTATCGTCATGAAATTTTTCCTTCACATCAGTAAGGAAGAACAACGCGAAAGATTGCTGCGTCGGCTGGATGAGGAAAAACACAATTGGAAATTCTCACCCGATGACCTGAAAGAGCGTGACTGCTGGGAAGCCTACCAGGAATTTTATGAAGAGGCGATTAACGAAACCTCGGTTAAAAATGCGCCCTGGTTCATCATTCCTGCTGATGATAAGGATACGGCACGACTGATCACGGCGAAAATCATCCGACAAGAAATGAAGAAATACAAAGACATCACCGAGCCTGAACTTAGCGAAGAAATCCAGGAGCGTATTGCTTTTTACAGAAAAAAATTAAATGAAGTGAAATAAAAAAACGTGCCTTTTATGAGGCACGTTTTTCATTCTACTTGTGATGGTTTATTTATAAGTCGAAGCCATACGCTAAACGAAGTGCCAACTGGCCAATACCTTTTTCGCCATTGGCATCGCGGAATTTGTTATAGAATTCATAACGTACGCTGAAATCGATATGTTTTGTGGCATAACCGAAGCCAGGAGCGAAAATCAGTGATGTATCGTCATAATCGGCCGTTACCGGGATCGCAGCACCCACTTCTCCCTGGAGATAAAATGTATCTCCCCAAACGAATCCTTTGAATCCGACTTTAGCCGGTATGAATCCTAAATCGTCTCCATCACCATCTACAAACAGGTGTGTATAACCAGTTGTCAGTGTCAGGGAATTTCGTTTTGAAAAATTATACTGTAGGCGCGCGTCAGCTCCCAATGCGGCTCCATAGCCGTCTTCAAACACGTAACCTCC
This genomic stretch from Flavobacterium pallidum harbors:
- a CDS encoding DUF6929 family protein, producing MPQFTLRPAFEIPGISAASGIAYDYGLLYLISDNSQFLYVYDMESRQLDKIPLVENATENIPKSFKPDFESLMILGRNLYAFGSGSTENRNTLRIYNLESKAITAKDLTKTYEALRFSSGISTSEFNIEGTAKFDDDWLFFQRGNGAANQNGIFISQNIAGLNPKFIPLKLPEINGSEFSFTDAIVVDGLIFFLASAENTSSTYEDGDILGSLFGKINRHDFSIEETLIISHQHKFEGLTLYKQTETELSFLLCEDSDSEATHSTIYTLIIPKLPTAAAY
- a CDS encoding DUF1801 domain-containing protein translates to MTTKNKTNETEVDVIDFINSFVVTDQKKADSLQLIALMSEWSGFEPKMWGPTIIGFGSYHYKYASGHEGDAPMLGFSPRKAEFSLYVYSPTKENEHLLEGFGKFKMGKACIYIKKLADIDIDVLEKMCRASIAYLEEHHECACRQK
- a CDS encoding ABC-F family ATP-binding cassette domain-containing protein, producing the protein MITVNDISVQFGGTTLFSEVSFAINENDKIALMGKNGAGKSTLLKIIAGESKPSTGNISAPKEAVIAYLPQHLLTKDDNTVFEEASKAFSEVFSMKSEIDAINEQLTIRTDYESDAYMKLIERVSELSEKFYSIEEVNYEAEVEKVLKGLGFERQDFTRPTSEFSGGWRMRIELAKILLKKPDLILLDEPTNHMDIESIEWLEDFLINSAKAVIVISHDRAFVDNITNRTIEVTMGRIYDYKAKYSHYLELRKDRRVHQQKAYEEQQKMIAENMEFIERFKGTYSKTLQVQSRVKMLEKLDLVEVDEVDTSALRLKFPPSPRSGQYPVVVNELSKKYDDHVVFKDANLVIERGQKVAFVGKNGEGKSTMVKAIMKELTPDGGKVEIGHNAQIGYFAQNQASLLDGELTVFETIDRIAEGDIRTQIKNLLGAFMFGGDDVQKKVKVLSGGEKTRLAMIKLLLEPVNVLILDEPTNHLDMKTKDIIKDALKDFDGTLILVSHDRDFLDGLAEKVFEFGNKRVKEHFEDIKAFLANKKMESLKEIEK
- a CDS encoding PPK2 family polyphosphate kinase — encoded protein: MEKINANDFRVTGAVSLQNLPTTTDIGAGEDEVVKKLAKTRQKLSSMQDVMYAHKKYNVLVCFQGMDTSGKDSLIREVFREFNPRGVEVQSFKTPTSTELEHDYLWRHYIKLPEKGKFGVFNRSHYENVLISRVHPEYVLHENIPGIESVDDIPKDFWKKRLKEIRNFESHLVNNGTIVMKFFLHISKEEQRERLLRRLDEEKHNWKFSPDDLKERDCWEAYQEFYEEAINETSVKNAPWFIIPADDKDTARLITAKIIRQEMKKYKDITEPELSEEIQERIAFYRKKLNEVK